A genomic stretch from Candidatus Omnitrophota bacterium includes:
- the recJ gene encoding single-stranded-DNA-specific exonuclease RecJ: MHKNWIFRKGDSRIQEHLVKELKISALLARLLVNRGIKQPRDALKFLKPGISDLLDPLDLPDMEKAVKRVRKALKDKQPILICGDYDVDGITGCVLLHKVLGRMGGLADIHLPHRIKDGYGISRDAVKIAVKKKALAISVDCGISDFEEVDELRKSGIDTIIIDHHTPHNGRLPTAFAIINPKLETSSYGFKDLAGVGVVLKVAQALTADTLEADLDIVALGTVADVVPLLGENRIIVKEGLARLNATRHNGLKALIDVSGIKGKEISVGYISYILGPRINAGGRMGDAGAPLKLLLSDDYDEAKLLANSLNTHNRNRQNIEEKIMNEAVSRIESGEMDFKNHYVIVLGGDSWHRGVLGIIASKIADRYYRPVIIISFEDGVGKGSCRSIRSFHILEALSRCRKHLQDFGGHKCAAGITVLERDLDNFRESVNAAARDMLKPSDLIPSIEIDAEVRLADLNHGLLDSINELSPFGCDNPEPLFSTRNLSLKGLPQVMGRGTLKMWVTDGNTTYQAVGFAMASLKDYISSLSSFDAAFKVSADTWEGRNDLQLEIEDIRPSEPSLL; encoded by the coding sequence ATGCATAAGAATTGGATCTTTAGAAAAGGCGACAGCCGTATTCAGGAACATCTGGTTAAAGAGTTAAAGATATCCGCGCTGCTCGCGCGGTTATTGGTTAACCGCGGCATAAAACAGCCGCGGGACGCGCTTAAGTTCCTCAAGCCCGGCATCTCGGATCTATTAGACCCTTTGGATCTGCCGGATATGGAGAAGGCGGTAAAGCGCGTAAGAAAAGCGCTGAAAGATAAACAGCCGATCCTCATCTGCGGGGATTACGATGTTGACGGCATAACCGGCTGCGTGCTGCTTCACAAAGTGCTTGGCCGTATGGGCGGCCTGGCAGATATACATCTGCCCCACAGGATCAAGGACGGCTACGGCATAAGCAGGGACGCCGTTAAAATAGCCGTGAAGAAGAAGGCGCTGGCAATAAGCGTTGATTGCGGCATATCTGATTTTGAGGAAGTGGATGAGTTAAGAAAGAGCGGCATAGATACGATAATAATAGACCATCATACGCCTCATAACGGCAGATTGCCCACGGCCTTTGCCATTATCAACCCGAAACTGGAAACCTCCTCATACGGGTTTAAGGACCTTGCCGGAGTAGGCGTTGTCTTGAAAGTCGCGCAGGCGCTTACCGCGGATACCCTTGAGGCGGACCTGGACATAGTGGCCCTGGGAACGGTCGCGGATGTCGTGCCGTTACTTGGCGAAAACAGGATCATAGTGAAAGAGGGCCTGGCCAGATTGAATGCCACGCGGCATAACGGGCTGAAGGCGCTTATAGATGTTTCAGGCATAAAAGGCAAGGAGATATCGGTCGGCTATATAAGTTACATATTGGGCCCGAGGATAAACGCGGGCGGCAGGATGGGCGATGCCGGCGCCCCCCTGAAACTCTTGTTGAGCGATGATTATGATGAGGCAAAGTTGTTGGCAAACAGCCTGAATACGCATAACAGGAACCGGCAGAATATTGAAGAAAAGATCATGAACGAGGCGGTCTCCCGCATTGAATCAGGCGAGATGGATTTTAAAAATCATTATGTGATCGTTCTCGGCGGCGATAGTTGGCACAGGGGGGTGCTGGGGATCATCGCTTCCAAGATCGCGGACAGGTATTACAGGCCCGTTATCATAATCTCTTTTGAAGACGGCGTGGGAAAGGGCTCCTGCCGTTCCATAAGAAGCTTCCACATACTTGAGGCGCTGAGCCGCTGCCGGAAGCATCTGCAGGATTTCGGCGGGCACAAGTGCGCCGCGGGTATCACGGTCTTAGAGAGAGATCTGGATAATTTCCGGGAGAGTGTCAATGCCGCTGCCAGGGATATGCTTAAGCCGAGCGACCTTATACCTTCTATAGAGATCGATGCCGAGGTCAGGCTCGCGGATCTAAACCATGGCCTGCTTGATAGTATAAATGAGCTTTCGCCTTTTGGCTGTGATAACCCTGAGCCGTTATTTTCAACCCGTAACCTGAGTTTAAAGGGTCTGCCTCAGGTGATGGGCAGGGGTACGCTCAAGATGTGGGTAACCGACGGCAATACAACTTATCAGGCCGTGGGCTTCGCGATGGCGTCGCTTAAGGATTACATAAGTTCGCTTTCGTCATTTGACGCCGCGTTCA
- the argS gene encoding arginine--tRNA ligase — protein MRKDIKAVIASSLKESLRIFQIPPERIRSLSIQLDIPKDESFGDISSNLAMQLSKDLKQQARSIADSLVEHLKRDQRLMPPKGLVKDIKAQDPGFINFYLSDEYFYGRLRDALILSGRFGSSKSGRGKKALIEFVSANPTGPLSVAHARQAAVGDSLASILEFLGFRVTREYYLNDKGNQINILGRSVMLRARELKGESVAFPEDHYQGDYIRDIAKEVIGLGRENEGEKWFCDYAVEYLMGIIGAELRDFGTGFDVWYSQAALERSGKIEKAIGHLKKKGCVYENEGAVWFRSTSFGDDKDRVIIKSDGSYTYITPDIAYHEDKFRRGFDWLINLWGPDHHGYIGRIKAAVAALGKNKEALSLIIVQLASIFRDGKQLLMSTRKGQYITLRQVLDEVGRDASRFFFLMRRTSSHLDFDIDLAKKHSQENPVFYVQYAHARISSILKNARAGFNLKRADLKLLKQKEELFLMRAISRFPYVLEVCLSSLDPFFVTEYLKRMAEAFHKFYDNHRVLGDDKRLTEARLALIKAAQIVLSNGFRLLGISAPEKM, from the coding sequence ATGCGTAAGGACATCAAGGCAGTTATAGCCTCGAGCTTGAAGGAATCACTTCGGATCTTTCAAATCCCTCCCGAGAGGATCCGGTCTCTTTCCATACAGTTAGACATACCGAAGGATGAAAGCTTCGGGGATATTTCGTCTAACCTTGCGATGCAGCTCAGCAAGGACTTGAAACAGCAGGCGCGCTCCATAGCCGATTCGCTCGTAGAGCATCTGAAGCGCGATCAGCGCCTTATGCCGCCGAAAGGCCTTGTTAAGGATATAAAGGCGCAAGACCCCGGATTTATCAATTTTTATTTAAGCGACGAATACTTCTATGGAAGGCTCCGCGACGCGCTCATCCTGTCCGGGCGTTTCGGCTCTTCTAAGTCAGGAAGGGGCAAAAAAGCGCTTATTGAGTTTGTGAGCGCCAATCCCACAGGGCCTTTGTCTGTGGCCCACGCCCGGCAGGCGGCAGTAGGCGATTCACTTGCCTCCATACTTGAATTTCTGGGTTTCAGGGTGACCAGGGAGTATTACCTGAACGATAAGGGCAATCAGATCAATATACTGGGAAGGTCGGTAATGCTGCGCGCGCGTGAACTTAAAGGAGAGAGCGTCGCCTTTCCCGAAGATCATTATCAGGGGGATTACATACGGGATATCGCTAAAGAGGTCATCGGTTTGGGCAGGGAAAATGAAGGCGAGAAGTGGTTTTGCGATTACGCCGTAGAATATTTGATGGGTATTATAGGGGCTGAGTTGAGGGATTTCGGCACTGGGTTTGACGTATGGTATTCGCAGGCGGCCCTGGAGAGATCGGGAAAGATCGAAAAGGCGATAGGGCATCTGAAGAAAAAGGGCTGCGTATATGAAAATGAAGGCGCCGTGTGGTTTCGGTCTACCTCCTTCGGTGACGACAAAGACAGGGTGATCATAAAATCCGACGGCTCTTACACCTATATTACCCCCGATATCGCCTATCATGAGGATAAATTCAGGCGCGGCTTTGACTGGCTTATAAACCTCTGGGGCCCCGACCATCACGGATATATCGGCAGGATCAAGGCGGCGGTCGCCGCCCTGGGTAAGAATAAGGAAGCCCTTTCCCTGATCATCGTTCAACTTGCCAGCATATTCCGCGACGGCAAGCAGTTATTGATGTCCACGAGAAAGGGCCAGTATATAACGCTGCGGCAGGTCCTTGATGAAGTCGGCAGGGACGCCTCCAGGTTCTTCTTTCTTATGCGCAGGACATCAAGCCACCTTGATTTTGATATTGACCTTGCCAAAAAACATAGCCAGGAAAACCCGGTTTTTTATGTGCAGTACGCCCACGCCAGGATAAGCAGTATATTGAAAAACGCGCGGGCGGGTTTTAACCTTAAGCGGGCGGATCTAAAGCTGCTTAAGCAAAAAGAAGAACTGTTTTTAATGAGGGCCATCAGCCGGTTCCCTTACGTGCTCGAGGTCTGCCTTAGCAGCCTTGACCCGTTTTTTGTGACGGAATATTTGAAGAGGATGGCGGAGGCATTTCATAAATTCTACGATAACCACCGGGTGCTTGGCGATGATAAGCGGCTGACAGAGGCGCGGCTGGCTCTGATAAAGGCGGCGCAGATAGTGTTGTCCAACGGGTTCCGGCTTTTAGGCATAAGCGCTCCGGAGAAGATGTAG